From Cricetulus griseus strain 17A/GY chromosome 1 unlocalized genomic scaffold, alternate assembly CriGri-PICRH-1.0 chr1_0, whole genome shotgun sequence, a single genomic window includes:
- the Rfxap gene encoding LOW QUALITY PROTEIN: regulatory factor X-associated protein isoform X2 (The sequence of the model RefSeq protein was modified relative to this genomic sequence to represent the inferred CDS: inserted 1 base in 1 codon): VRLCSLGADGPRRRTRSSGCNTEAQAVSEGSGPGAAGPESAPPVTVLVMRQEEGAADSAPRPGPVGSEAAAAAADAEDEAXDDDADLLDTSDPAGGGESAASPEELEDEGAEGGGAARRRAAKTCTYQGCRETTCQVAKQRKPWMCKKHRNKMYKDKYKKKKSDQALGSGGASAASTGNVKLEESTDNILSIVKQRTGSFGDRPARPTLLEQVLNQKRLSLLRSPEVVQFLQKQQQLLNQQVLEQRQQQFPGAPV; the protein is encoded by the exons GTACGGTTGTGTTCCTTAGGTGCTGACGGGCCGCGGCGGCGGACCCGGAGCTCTGGCTGCAACACGGAGGCTCAGGCTGTGTCCGAGGGCTCGGGGCCGGGCGCCGCTGGTCCCGAGTCTGCCCCTCCGGTGACAGTGCTAGTGATGCGGCAGGAGGAGGGAGCGGCGGACAGCGCTCCAAGGCCGGGCCCGGTGGGGAGcgaggcggcggcggcggcggcggatGCGGAGGACGAGG GGGACGACGACGCCGACCTCCTGGACACCTCGGACCCCGCGGGCGGCGGCGAGAGTGCGGCCAGCCCCGAGGAGCTGGAGGACGAGGGTGCGGAGGGCGGCGGCGCGGCGCGCAGGCGGGCCGCCAAGACCTGCACCTACCAGGGCTGCCGCGAGACCACCTGCCAGGTGGCCAAGCAGCGCAAGCCCTGGATGTGCAAGAAGCACCGCAACAAGATGTACAAGGACAAgtacaagaagaagaagagcgaCCAGGCCCTGGGCTCCGGCGGCGCCTCGGCGGCCAGCACAGGCAACGTCAAGCTGGAG GAAAGTACAGACAACATACTCTCCATTGTCAAGCAAAGAACAGGATCTTTCGGGGATCGCCCTGCAAGGCCTACTCTTTTAGAACAAGTGTTAAATCAGAAAAGACTG TCATTACTGAGAAGTCCAGAAGTTGTCCAGTTTCTACAGAAACAGCAGCAGCTATTAAATCAGCAAGTTTTGGAGCAAAGACAGCAGCAGTTTCCAGGCGCACCAGTGTAA